Genomic segment of Acidimicrobiales bacterium:
GGCACCGTGTTCACGCCCGCCTCGAGGAGGCTGGTGATGCCGACGTCGGCGTGCTGGCTGAGGGCCCCCGCCCAAGCGAGGAGGGCCGTGACCATCGCACTCGCCACCACGAGGCCCACGGCCACCACGACGCGCCCGGTCAGCCACGCCACGCGCCCGACCCGACGGACGAGGAGATTGTCGAGGCGCCCGCCGGCCTCGTCGTCGCGCGCTGCGCTGACCTGCCCGCAGGCGACCACCGCCACCATGGCGGTCACGAAGAGAAAGGCGAAGCCGAGATAGGCGCCGGCGCCGGTGCCGTGGCCGCCGAGACGCGCCAGCGCGTCCGACACCGCCGTGGAGCCCGAGACCGACGACGTCGCCGATTGCGCGACGAGGCCCAGGACCAGTCCGGTCGCGCCCAGCGCCACCAGCCAGGCGATGCCCACGGGCCGGGCCAACCGGAGGGCGAGCCCGGTCGGGCCCGTCAGCAGCCTGGTGTGCGGTTCCCCGCGGTCGCGATCGGGCAGGACGCTGGCGCCGAGGTCGCGGGCTCCGGCGATCCGCGCGCTGGCGACGCAGAGCACCACCACCAGGAGGGCGATGGGAACGAAGGGCCCCGCGTGCGAGCCCGTCAACGGATGGAGCTCCTCGACCCAGCCGAGCGGGCTGACCCATGCCAACCAGTGCAGCCCCGTCCCGGCGTCGGCCACCATCCTGATCAGGTACGCCACGCCGAGGACCCCGCCGGCGAGGCCGGCGGCCTGACGACGGGTGGCGGCCACGTTGCCGGCGAGCGCCCCGAGCGCCAGGAACACGGCTGCGCTCGAGACCAGCGCGACGGAAAAGAACAGTGCGGCCTGGACCGAGATGCGGGGGTGGGCCGTGGAGGCGACCCCGACGGTGATGACGGCGGTGGTGGACCACAGCGCCCCGAGCCCGGCCCCGAGCCCGGCGAGGCCCTGGACCGCGGCCCGGCGCCTGGTGGTCTGTCCGCCCAGGAGGAGCTCCCACCGCCCGGCGTCCTCCTCGCCGCGCAGGAGCCGGGTCCCCGTGAGCAGTCCCCAGACGGCACCCACGATGCTCAGGATTCCGAGGCTCCGCCACGCCGTGAAGCCCGCCACGGTCTCGAGATGGCGGCCCGGCCCGATGATCGCCTCGATGCCGATGTTGGCGCCGAACGTGCGTGCGAACGCGGTCCGGGCCGCCACCGTCGGGTATGCCGAGGCGTACCCCTTCATCGAGGCGGCGACGTAGACACCGAACACGAGTCCCCAGATCGCCGCCGAGGTGCTCGCCCGCCGGGCCACCAGCCGTGCCACCACCGTCGAGGGAGACCTGCCCTCGGGACGCGCCCTCGGGCATGCCGTGGCGGTCACCATCGGTCAGTCCCCGTCGTCGGGCGCTCGTCGCAGCGGCCCGTCGTTGCCGTAGTGGGCCAGGAAGAGCTCCTCCAGCGACGGCTCGCGGCTGAGCAGCTCGCGGACACCCGTGTCGCCGAGTGCCGCCAGGAGGGGGTCGACGGGTCCCTGGACGTGGCATCGGAGCCGGTGCCCGTGCACCTCCACCGCCGACACTCCGAGGACCCCCGTCACGTCGGGCACCGGGCCGTCGAAGACCGCCTCCACCGAGAGCGCCGACAGATGGCGCATCTCCGCCAAGGTTCCCATCTCGACGAGCACCCCCTCCCGGAGGATGCCGATGCGGTCACAGAGGGCCTCGACCTCGCTCAGGATATGGGACGACAGGAAGACCGTCTGGCCCTGTGCCCGGGCCTCCTGGATGCATCGCCGGAAGGCCTGCTCCATGATGGGGTCGAGGCCGCTCGACGGCTCGTCGAGGACTAGCAGGTCCGGCCGGGTCATGAAGGCGGCGATCAGGATCAGCTTCTGGCGGTTGCCCTTCGAGTAGGCGCGCACCTTCTTCGACGGGTCGAAGGCGAAGCGCTCGATGAGCTCGTCGCGGTACGCGTCGTCGACCGCGCCCTGGAGACGACCGAGGAGATGCAGTGTCTCCGCACCGGTGAGCGAGGGCCACAGGTTGGTCTCCCCGGGCACGTAGGCGAGCCGGCGATGCGCCTCCACGGTCTGGCGCTGGCTGTCGAGGCCGAAGATCTCCGCGCTCCCCGACGTCGGACGGACGAGCCCCAGGAGGAGACGGATGGTGGTGGTCTTCCCCGCGCCGTTGGGGCCCAGGTAGCCCATGACCTCACCCGGCGCGATCTCGAGGTCCAGGTCCGTCAGCGCCGCGATCCGGCCGAAGTGCTTGGTCAGCCCGACAGTCCGGACGGCGGGTGTCCCCGTAGTCATGCGGCCTCCCTCTCGGTCTCGGGGCAGTCCTGAGGCTAAGAGGAGGAGTCGTGCCCGTCGAACATGGGGGGTTCTGTGCCTCGACCCGCCGGTGGCTGACCGCGTCGGGTTGTCGCTCCGGCACGGGGCAACGCGCCGGCCGAGCCGTGTTGAGCCTCGGTGCCCGCTCCGATAGACCCTGTCCATGTCGTTGCCCGCCGCCCTGGCCGTCGTCGGCGCGGGCCTGCTGGCGGGAACGATCAACACCATCGTCGGTTCCGGTTCGCTCATCACGTTCCCGACCCTGCTCGCCCTCGGGTTCACGCCTGTCGTGGCCAACGTGAGCAACACCGTGGGGCTCGTTCCCGGCTCCTTCAGTGGGGCTGTCGCCTACCGGGCCGAGCTGCGCGGCCAACGGCCCCGGCTGATCGTCCTGGGGACGGCGTCGGTCATCGGCGGCGCCACAGGAGCGCTCCTGCTCCTGAACCTGCCGGGCAGTGTGTTCCGGCACGTGGTGCCGGCGCTCATCCTGGTGGCCTGCGCCCTGGTGGCGCTCCAGCCGTGGCTGTCGGCGCGCTTGGCCCACCGGCGCGAGCGCCACGCCCACGGCGGCCCTGCGCTGTTTCTCTCGGTGTTCGCCACCGGGGTGTACGGGGGGTACTTCGGGGCCGCCCAAGGAGTGATCCTGGTGTCGCTCCTGGGCATCTTCTTCGTCGACCATCTCCAGCGGCTGAACGCCGCCAAGAACGTCCTGGCGCTGTTGGTGAACGGAATGGCCGCGGCGCTGTTCATCGCCTCGACCCACGTGTCGTGGGAGGCCGCGGGGCTCATCGCGGCGGGATCCGTCGCCGGCGGCCAGATCGGCGGTGTCGTGGGTCGCCGGCTCCCGACCCCGTTGCTGCGGGTCGTCATCATCCTCGTGGGCGTGACCGCCGCGGTGGCCCTCCTCGTCTGAGTCGCGTTCCCGGATCCCGTCGACCTGCGGTCGGGTGCAACGGCGTCCCGGGGCCCGGTCGGGGCGCCGGGGCCGGAGCGGGCCGGCCGCGACGAAACCCGCCATGATGTGCGCCGGCCGCCGACGGCTCGGACGGCCCCCGGCGATCGGCGACGCGTCGAACGTGACGCAGTGAGGAGGGCAGCGGTGCGGCTGGGCATCGTGACCCCGGTGGTCAACCTGAACCCCCGGTTCGACCCTCCGCCGTGGGAAGTGGACGGGGGGATCGACGACATCGTGGCGGTGGCCCGGGCCGCCGAACGTCTCGGGTACGACTGGGTGTCGTGCCCCGAGCACATCGCCATTCCCGAGGAGGTGGCGGGCGCCCGGGGTGCGCGGTACTGGGACCCCCTGACGACGCTGAGCTTCGTGGCCGCCACGACGAGCACCATCGGCCTGCTGTCCCACGTCCTCGTCCTCGGCTACCACCACCCCCTCGACGTGGTCAAGCGCTTCGGGACGCTCGACGTCGCCAGTGGCGGCCGGGTGATCCTCGGCGTCGGCGTCGGTTCGCTCGAGGCGGAGTTCGACCTGCTCGGCGCGCCGTTCGCCGATCGCGGTGCCCGCGCCGACGACGCCCTGCGGGCCATCCGGGCGTCGTTCGCCCGGGCGCGGCCGAGCTACTCGGGCACCCACTACCGCTACGAGGGGTTCGTCGTGGAGCCCAGCGGCGCCCAGGAGGGTGTGCGCATCTGGGTGGGTGGTCGCACGCGGCGGTCGCTGCGGCGCGCCCTCGAGCTCGGGGACGGGTGGATACCCTTCGGCCTCGGGCTCGACGACCTCGGGGCCCTGCTGTCCGCCCCCGACGTCACCGCCGCCCTCGCCGCCCGCGCCGGCCGGTTCGACATGGTGCTCGCCCCCGAGCCTCCGCTCGACCCGCTGGGCGATCCCGATGCCGCCGTCGCCGCGGTGCGCGCCTATGGCGACATCGGGGCCACCGGCCTGTCCCTTCGCTTCCGGCACCGGTCGCGCGCCCACTACGTCGAACAGCTCGAGGCCATGCGGTCCGCCGCGGCCGCCGCCTCGGACGGTCGCTGAGGACCCGCCGGGTCGGTACGCTCGGCGGCCGACGCCGGGCCCGCCGTCGACCGAGAGAGCACGGGCCCACCCGAGGAGAGCCGCACGCCGATGCCCAGCCCAGTCGACCCCGTCGCCGCGATCACCGAGCACGCCGCCGCGCTCCTCGGACTCGGGGCGGCCACGGTGGGCGAGTCCGGCGGCCTGCCCATGCGTGCCCGGGTACGCGCCGCCTGGCCCGGTGCCCGCCTGGCGGCACCGGCGTTCCCGGTCCGGTGCACGCCCGGCGACAATCTCGCCGTCCACGTGGCGGTGGCGCGTGCCCCTCGCGGCTGCGTGCTGGCCGTCGACGTGGGGGACGCCGAGGAATTCGGCTACTGGGGCGAGGTGCTGACGACCGGGGCGGAGGCCCGGGGCCTGGTCGGGCTCGTGATCGACGGCGGCGTCCGTGACACCGCGGCCTTGGCGGCCCACGGCTTCCCCGTGTTCTCCACGACGGTGGCGCTGACGGGCGCCTCCAAGGTGTCGCCGGGCGTCGTGGGCACGCCCGTCGACGTCGGGGGGGTGACGGTGGCGGCCGGGGACTGGCTGGTGGGCGACGGCGACGGTGTCGCCGTCGTGCCCGCCGCCGCCCTCCACGAGGTGTTGGCGGCGGGGCGGGCCCGCGACGAGAAGGAGCGCGCCCTGTTCGTCGCCCTGCGCGCCGGCGCCACGACGCTGGAGCTGCTCGGGCTCGACCCGTCGCCTGTGTCCGGGAGCTGAACGCCGGGTCGCCCGCGTGGCGGCGATGCGAGGGGCGTTCGCCTACGGCCCGACGAGGTTGGCCGGCATCCGGCCGGCCAACACGTCGCACACTCCCTGGCCGGCCACGCGTGCCATCTGCGTCCGGGTCGCCCGGCTGGCGCTGCCGATGTGGGGGAGCAGCACGGCGCGCGGGGCGCTCAGCAGGCGCGGGTGCACGAGCGGCTCCCGCTCGAAGACGTCGATGCCCGCGGCGAGGATGGCACCGCTGTGCAGTGCTTCGGCCAGCGCCTCCTCGTCGACGACCGGACCGCGGGCGGTGTTCACCAGCACGGCATGGGAGCGCATCAGCGACAGCTCCCGGCCACCGATGAGATGCCGAGTGGCGTCGTTCAGGGGGACATGCAGGCTCACGATGTCCGCTTCGGCCAGGAGCTGGTCGAGCACCGGGACGTACCCGGGCATCCCCGTGTCGCTGCGGCTGTGGTGGAGGACCTGCATGCCGAACCCCGAGGCGCGGCGGGCGACGGCCCGGCCGATGCGCCCGTAGCCGACGAGCCCCAGGGTCGCCCCGTGCACGTCGTGGCCCAGGTACTGGTTGATGCCCCAGCCGGGCCAGTCGCCCGCTCGGAGGTCACGCTCCGCCTCCGACGCCAGCCGACACGCCGCCAGCACGAGAAGGAACGCCAGGTCCGCGGTGGTCTCGTCGAGGACCCCGGGTGTGTTGCATACGGCCAC
This window contains:
- a CDS encoding sulfite exporter TauE/SafE family protein, whose amino-acid sequence is MSLPAALAVVGAGLLAGTINTIVGSGSLITFPTLLALGFTPVVANVSNTVGLVPGSFSGAVAYRAELRGQRPRLIVLGTASVIGGATGALLLLNLPGSVFRHVVPALILVACALVALQPWLSARLAHRRERHAHGGPALFLSVFATGVYGGYFGAAQGVILVSLLGIFFVDHLQRLNAAKNVLALLVNGMAAALFIASTHVSWEAAGLIAAGSVAGGQIGGVVGRRLPTPLLRVVIILVGVTAAVALLV
- a CDS encoding RraA family protein; amino-acid sequence: MPSPVDPVAAITEHAAALLGLGAATVGESGGLPMRARVRAAWPGARLAAPAFPVRCTPGDNLAVHVAVARAPRGCVLAVDVGDAEEFGYWGEVLTTGAEARGLVGLVIDGGVRDTAALAAHGFPVFSTTVALTGASKVSPGVVGTPVDVGGVTVAAGDWLVGDGDGVAVVPAAALHEVLAAGRARDEKERALFVALRAGATTLELLGLDPSPVSGS
- a CDS encoding ABC transporter ATP-binding protein, yielding MTTGTPAVRTVGLTKHFGRIAALTDLDLEIAPGEVMGYLGPNGAGKTTTIRLLLGLVRPTSGSAEIFGLDSQRQTVEAHRRLAYVPGETNLWPSLTGAETLHLLGRLQGAVDDAYRDELIERFAFDPSKKVRAYSKGNRQKLILIAAFMTRPDLLVLDEPSSGLDPIMEQAFRRCIQEARAQGQTVFLSSHILSEVEALCDRIGILREGVLVEMGTLAEMRHLSALSVEAVFDGPVPDVTGVLGVSAVEVHGHRLRCHVQGPVDPLLAALGDTGVRELLSREPSLEELFLAHYGNDGPLRRAPDDGD
- a CDS encoding D-glycerate dehydrogenase — translated: MARVLVTRHLPDGGLDPLVDAGHDVVQRRDDTPYSHEELVAVAGTVDALVCLLTDRIDEEVLRAGAARGLRVVANVAVGYDNIDVETARALGVAVCNTPGVLDETTADLAFLLVLAACRLASEAERDLRAGDWPGWGINQYLGHDVHGATLGLVGYGRIGRAVARRASGFGMQVLHHSRSDTGMPGYVPVLDQLLAEADIVSLHVPLNDATRHLIGGRELSLMRSHAVLVNTARGPVVDEEALAEALHSGAILAAGIDVFEREPLVHPRLLSAPRAVLLPHIGSASRATRTQMARVAGQGVCDVLAGRMPANLVGP
- a CDS encoding TIGR03619 family F420-dependent LLM class oxidoreductase yields the protein MRLGIVTPVVNLNPRFDPPPWEVDGGIDDIVAVARAAERLGYDWVSCPEHIAIPEEVAGARGARYWDPLTTLSFVAATTSTIGLLSHVLVLGYHHPLDVVKRFGTLDVASGGRVILGVGVGSLEAEFDLLGAPFADRGARADDALRAIRASFARARPSYSGTHYRYEGFVVEPSGAQEGVRIWVGGRTRRSLRRALELGDGWIPFGLGLDDLGALLSAPDVTAALAARAGRFDMVLAPEPPLDPLGDPDAAVAAVRAYGDIGATGLSLRFRHRSRAHYVEQLEAMRSAAAAASDGR